The following coding sequences lie in one Kribbella sp. NBC_00709 genomic window:
- a CDS encoding phytanoyl-CoA dioxygenase family protein → MNDLVTPEHLAQFRDEGYFVLDRVLTDEQLELLRGGAQYSIDKLDAAMDAAGTDSIGINHRGKRYFSSMIYQDRPELRQFLFSDTMAEICRKTLGDEAYLFWEQYVIKAGDPNTAFAWHQDSGYVHEDHAPYLTCWVALDDVTEENGSVYLLPYSRSGIRSYIKHIRDPKLNDMVCYFGSDPGIPMTAAAGSIVVFSSVVIHRSGPNLTDRNRRVYIAQYSQEIIPSKDGTTTHGSFDPFLKSGQNVADR, encoded by the coding sequence ATGAATGACCTGGTCACGCCCGAGCACCTGGCCCAGTTCCGCGACGAGGGGTACTTCGTGCTGGACCGCGTGCTCACCGACGAGCAGCTGGAGCTGTTGCGCGGCGGAGCGCAGTACTCGATCGACAAGCTCGACGCCGCGATGGATGCCGCCGGCACCGACTCGATCGGGATCAACCATCGGGGCAAGCGGTACTTCAGCAGCATGATCTACCAGGACCGGCCGGAGCTGCGGCAGTTCCTGTTCAGCGACACGATGGCCGAGATCTGCCGGAAGACGCTGGGCGACGAGGCATACCTGTTCTGGGAGCAGTACGTGATCAAGGCCGGCGACCCGAACACGGCGTTCGCCTGGCACCAGGACTCCGGCTACGTGCACGAGGACCACGCGCCGTACCTCACCTGCTGGGTCGCCCTCGACGACGTCACCGAGGAGAACGGCTCGGTCTACCTGCTGCCGTACTCGCGGTCCGGGATCCGGTCCTACATCAAGCACATCCGCGACCCGAAGCTGAACGACATGGTCTGCTACTTCGGCAGCGACCCCGGCATCCCCATGACGGCCGCCGCCGGCTCGATCGTCGTCTTCTCCAGCGTCGTCATCCACCGCAGCGGCCCCAACCTCACCGACCGGAACCGCCGCGTCTACATCGCGCAGTACTCACAAGAAATCATCCCGTCCAAAGACGGCACCACCACCCACGGCTCCTTCGACCCCTTCCTCAAATCCGGCCAAAACGTCGCGGACCGCTAA
- a CDS encoding ABC transporter permease — protein MLYFLRRTGFFVATLWAAVTLNFLIPRLQPGDPAQALLARLQGNTQAVNPVQLAAIRKMLGTQDGNLLSQYWDYLGAVAHGQFGVSYSYYPYSVTAMIATALPWTLILVGVTQIASFAIGTLLGAWAAYRRNSRVDSVITLGSTFVGTLPFFWIGLLLIFVFAITLNWFPDGGGYGGGSSPSWSWLFFSDAFQHSVLPALALLITGPVGWIIGMRNNMVQTLGEDYARLARAKGLPRRRIALTYGARIAILPNVTGFAIALGGLLGGTVLVETIFNYPGLGRLLLEAVSNKDYPLMQALFLFTTIGVLIANFLADVTYGFLDPRVRRAEAT, from the coding sequence ATGCTGTACTTCCTCCGGCGGACCGGCTTCTTCGTGGCCACCTTGTGGGCCGCGGTGACGCTGAACTTCCTGATCCCCCGGCTACAGCCGGGGGATCCCGCCCAGGCGCTGCTGGCGCGGCTCCAGGGCAACACCCAGGCGGTCAACCCGGTGCAGCTGGCCGCGATCCGGAAGATGCTCGGCACCCAGGACGGGAACCTGCTGTCGCAGTACTGGGACTATCTCGGGGCCGTTGCCCACGGGCAGTTCGGCGTCTCGTACTCGTACTACCCGTACTCGGTGACGGCGATGATCGCGACGGCGTTGCCGTGGACGTTGATCCTGGTCGGGGTCACCCAGATCGCGTCGTTCGCGATCGGCACGCTGCTCGGTGCGTGGGCGGCGTACCGGCGGAACTCTCGGGTCGACTCGGTGATCACGCTCGGATCGACGTTCGTCGGCACCCTGCCGTTCTTCTGGATCGGGCTGCTGCTGATCTTCGTGTTCGCGATCACGCTGAACTGGTTCCCCGACGGCGGCGGGTACGGCGGCGGCAGCAGTCCGAGCTGGAGCTGGCTGTTCTTCTCGGACGCGTTCCAGCACAGCGTCCTGCCCGCTCTCGCCCTGCTGATCACCGGACCGGTCGGCTGGATCATCGGCATGCGCAACAACATGGTGCAGACGCTGGGCGAGGACTATGCGCGGCTGGCCCGGGCGAAGGGCCTGCCGCGGCGGCGGATCGCGCTCACGTACGGCGCCCGGATCGCGATCCTGCCCAACGTCACCGGGTTCGCGATCGCGCTCGGCGGACTGCTGGGCGGGACCGTGCTCGTCGAGACGATCTTCAACTACCCCGGTCTCGGCCGGCTGCTGCTGGAAGCCGTCTCGAACAAGGACTATCCGCTGATGCAGGCACTGTTCCTGTTCACCACGATCGGCGTACTGATCGCGAACTTCCTCGCCGACGTCACGTACGGCTTCCTCGATCCGCGGGTACGACGGGCGGAGGCGACATGA
- a CDS encoding RNA polymerase subunit sigma-70 produces the protein MSVEFRLGEVDEPAFSGMAERYRRELHVHCYRMLGSFEDAEDTVQETFLRAWRRRETFEGRSTVRAWLYRIATNACLDLLDKSRPEPATGGEVLWLQPYPDQLLDELPAGEADEPETVAVARETIELAYLVAVQHLAPRPRAVLILRDVGGWPAKDVADLLGDSVNSVNSALQRARAGMREHLPAERQDWTGGDEDAGTRELVRRYTEASVAKDVDVLAALVRHDVRSSMPPTPGLFVGRDAVVNDWIESGFEGMCDLRTVVTSVNRQPAIAFYLWQKQDAAYLPLTIDVLRITGGAITEIITFHADQFPRLGLPERLPGDGTE, from the coding sequence ATGAGCGTGGAATTTCGGCTGGGCGAGGTGGATGAGCCGGCGTTCTCGGGCATGGCGGAGCGGTATCGGCGGGAGTTGCATGTGCACTGCTACCGGATGCTCGGGTCGTTCGAGGATGCTGAGGACACCGTGCAGGAGACGTTCCTGCGGGCCTGGCGGCGGCGGGAGACGTTCGAGGGGCGGTCGACGGTCCGGGCGTGGCTGTACCGGATCGCGACCAACGCCTGCCTGGACCTGCTCGACAAGAGCCGTCCGGAGCCCGCGACTGGCGGCGAGGTGCTGTGGCTGCAGCCGTACCCGGATCAGCTGCTCGATGAGCTGCCCGCGGGGGAGGCGGACGAGCCGGAGACCGTCGCCGTCGCACGCGAGACGATCGAGTTGGCGTACCTGGTCGCCGTCCAGCACCTAGCGCCGCGCCCACGGGCCGTGCTGATCTTGCGGGACGTGGGCGGTTGGCCGGCGAAGGACGTTGCGGACCTCCTCGGGGACTCCGTCAACTCCGTGAACAGCGCGCTGCAGCGGGCCCGCGCCGGTATGCGGGAGCACCTGCCCGCCGAGCGTCAGGACTGGACCGGCGGCGACGAGGACGCCGGGACGCGTGAGCTGGTACGCCGCTACACCGAGGCCAGTGTGGCGAAGGATGTCGACGTACTCGCCGCGCTGGTACGGCATGATGTCCGGAGCTCGATGCCGCCCACGCCGGGCCTGTTCGTGGGCCGCGACGCGGTGGTGAACGACTGGATCGAGAGCGGCTTCGAGGGCATGTGCGACCTGCGTACCGTCGTCACCTCCGTCAACCGGCAGCCCGCAATCGCCTTCTACCTCTGGCAGAAGCAGGACGCTGCCTACCTGCCGCTGACCATCGACGTCCTGCGTATCACCGGCGGGGCGATCACCGAGATCATCACGTTCCACGCCGATCAGTTCCCGCGGCTCGGGCTGCCGGAGCGCCTGCCGGGGGACGGCACGGAGTAG
- a CDS encoding helix-turn-helix transcriptional regulator: protein MSERTIVTIAEGPVTRLGQLVLAGEVIDSEPIMSPALRVMDAYVLSVLIDGEGNYRDADGRAERITAGAHTLVPPRFPHTYHTDPGERWTELFAVFTGPIFDALPHLTGAGPRYPSPQPSVEALRTVLRAPPRTRRAAEHQLMALADWLVDVEDTTTEDVSMEIVDAMTRLADDLTATTDLASIAAEAGLSYDTFRRRFTAQVGQTPAAFRNVRRLQAAATLLRLTDLTHREIARTLGFADEFHFSRRFRSQFGVSPRDYRRT from the coding sequence ATGAGCGAGCGCACGATCGTCACGATCGCGGAGGGGCCGGTGACCAGGCTCGGTCAGTTGGTGCTTGCCGGTGAGGTGATCGACTCCGAGCCGATCATGTCGCCCGCGCTCCGGGTGATGGATGCCTACGTGCTGTCGGTGCTGATCGATGGCGAGGGCAACTATCGGGACGCCGACGGTCGCGCGGAGCGGATCACCGCGGGCGCCCACACGCTCGTGCCGCCAAGGTTTCCGCACACCTACCACACGGATCCGGGGGAGCGGTGGACGGAGCTGTTCGCGGTCTTCACCGGCCCGATCTTCGACGCGCTCCCGCACCTGACCGGCGCCGGCCCGCGCTACCCCAGCCCGCAACCCTCGGTCGAAGCGCTCCGCACCGTACTGCGGGCGCCGCCCAGGACCCGCCGCGCCGCGGAGCACCAACTGATGGCACTGGCCGACTGGCTCGTCGATGTCGAGGACACCACAACAGAAGACGTCAGCATGGAGATTGTGGACGCCATGACCCGCCTTGCCGACGACCTCACCGCGACCACGGACCTCGCCTCAATCGCGGCCGAGGCCGGTCTGAGCTACGACACATTCCGCCGGAGATTCACAGCACAGGTCGGTCAGACCCCGGCCGCGTTCCGGAACGTACGACGCTTGCAGGCCGCAGCCACGTTGCTACGCCTGACCGACCTCACCCATCGCGAGATCGCGCGAACTCTCGGGTTCGCGGACGAGTTCCACTTCTCACGCCGATTCCGCTCCCAGTTCGGTGTCTCCCCGCGCGACTACCGGCGTACCTGA
- a CDS encoding ABC transporter substrate-binding protein, with translation MIRRPWRTTLVAVAASAALVLTGCTGTEGAQNSSAGSGMIDFLNYGDFGGGTTPKANYNPYLDATKLSAADYIYESLMYVETYSCKAIPWLATSYQWSDPKTLVYTIRNGVKWNDGQAFSAKDVEFTFNMLKKFDVLDTQGVWTFLSSVKADGDDKVTFSFKQPGASAFTQVSGVKIVPEHVWSKVADPTTFVNATAPVGTGPMKLKSFNPRQLVVERNPDYWQADKIKVNELRFNKADAGGQVEQLKLSRGEYDTNAMFVQDIKKAYVDRDPKHHHYWYAPGGVISVYMNLTKAPFDDVGFRKALTTAFDDKQVIDKAQLGYVTQASQSGLVVPGQKDWLPQGLADDGRIGYDAAAADKALTDAGYTKDSKGRRLGKDGKPISFSFKVPGSYVDWVAAADILIKNLQALGITVSKDTPTPDANNQDRATGNYDMTFGVFGGGCNMYANFADPLNSARTAPVGKKAASNEIRWQDPKTDELLHTLQVSPDEKAQKEAVAGLVDIMMNQVPTIPIWYGAKWFQYDTTKAEGWPSADDPYADGGNGQVVLTHLVPAGS, from the coding sequence ATGATCAGACGACCATGGCGCACGACTCTCGTCGCGGTTGCAGCAAGTGCGGCGCTGGTGCTCACCGGCTGCACCGGCACCGAAGGAGCTCAGAACTCATCCGCCGGCAGCGGGATGATCGACTTCCTCAACTACGGCGACTTCGGCGGCGGCACCACTCCGAAGGCCAACTACAACCCGTACCTCGACGCCACCAAGCTCAGTGCGGCCGACTACATCTACGAGAGCCTGATGTACGTCGAGACCTACAGCTGCAAGGCGATTCCCTGGCTCGCGACGTCGTACCAGTGGTCCGATCCGAAGACGCTCGTCTACACGATCCGCAATGGGGTCAAATGGAACGACGGTCAGGCGTTCAGCGCGAAGGACGTCGAGTTCACGTTCAACATGCTGAAGAAGTTCGACGTACTCGACACGCAAGGTGTGTGGACGTTCCTGTCGTCGGTCAAGGCAGACGGCGACGACAAGGTGACGTTCTCCTTCAAGCAGCCCGGCGCGTCGGCGTTCACCCAGGTCAGCGGCGTGAAGATCGTGCCCGAGCACGTCTGGTCGAAGGTCGCCGACCCGACCACGTTCGTGAACGCGACCGCGCCGGTGGGCACCGGTCCGATGAAACTGAAGTCGTTCAACCCGCGCCAGCTGGTGGTCGAGCGCAACCCGGATTACTGGCAGGCCGACAAGATCAAGGTCAACGAGCTCCGGTTCAACAAGGCCGACGCCGGCGGGCAGGTCGAGCAGCTCAAGCTGAGCCGCGGTGAGTACGACACCAACGCGATGTTCGTGCAGGACATCAAGAAGGCGTACGTCGACCGCGACCCGAAGCACCACCACTACTGGTACGCGCCTGGTGGCGTCATCAGTGTGTACATGAACCTGACCAAGGCCCCGTTCGACGACGTCGGCTTCCGCAAGGCGCTGACCACGGCCTTCGACGACAAACAGGTGATCGACAAGGCACAACTCGGGTACGTCACGCAGGCCAGTCAGAGCGGCCTCGTCGTACCGGGTCAGAAGGACTGGCTGCCGCAGGGTCTCGCGGACGACGGCCGGATCGGGTACGACGCCGCGGCGGCCGACAAGGCGCTGACCGACGCCGGCTACACCAAGGACAGCAAGGGCCGCCGGCTGGGCAAGGACGGCAAGCCGATCTCGTTCAGCTTCAAGGTGCCCGGGTCGTACGTCGACTGGGTCGCGGCCGCCGACATCCTGATCAAGAACCTGCAGGCGCTCGGCATCACCGTCTCGAAGGACACGCCGACGCCGGACGCGAACAACCAGGACCGGGCCACCGGCAACTACGACATGACGTTCGGCGTCTTCGGCGGCGGCTGCAACATGTACGCGAACTTCGCCGATCCGCTGAACAGCGCCCGGACCGCGCCGGTCGGCAAGAAGGCGGCCAGCAACGAGATCCGCTGGCAGGACCCGAAGACCGACGAGCTGCTGCACACGCTGCAGGTCTCGCCGGACGAGAAGGCGCAGAAGGAGGCCGTCGCCGGACTCGTCGACATCATGATGAACCAGGTGCCGACGATCCCGATCTGGTACGGCGCCAAGTGGTTCCAGTACGACACCACCAAGGCCGAGGGCTGGCCGAGCGCGGACGACCCGTACGCCGACGGCGGCAACGGGCAGGTCGTGCTGACCCACCTGGTCCCGGCCGGGAGCTGA
- a CDS encoding ABC transporter permease: protein MTILWRNSKCRAGMIMLAAFILIAVFASVIAPYGPRVSDFGASEGPSGAHWLGTTARGEDVFSQLVYGARTSLIVGLVAGVLSTLIAMAVGLTAGYLRGVVDEVLSFFINLGLVVPVLPLMVVLAGYAPVKGLGLIIVVITVTGWAYGARIKRAQIITLRTRDYITAAKFAGDSTARIIAFEIVPNMISLIVVGFMGAALGAIGAEAGLAFLGLGDPQTVSWGTMLNQASLGGALTTGQWAWLVAPGLVLALLITSFTLMNFGIDALSNPHLRED, encoded by the coding sequence ATGACCATCCTGTGGCGCAACAGCAAGTGTCGCGCGGGCATGATCATGCTGGCGGCGTTCATCCTGATCGCGGTGTTCGCTTCGGTGATCGCGCCGTACGGTCCGCGGGTCTCCGACTTCGGCGCGTCCGAAGGGCCGTCCGGTGCGCACTGGTTGGGTACGACGGCGCGCGGTGAGGACGTGTTCTCGCAGCTCGTGTACGGCGCTCGCACGTCGCTCATCGTCGGACTCGTCGCCGGCGTACTGAGCACACTGATCGCGATGGCCGTCGGCCTCACCGCCGGGTACCTGCGGGGTGTGGTGGACGAGGTCCTCTCGTTCTTCATCAACCTCGGCCTGGTGGTGCCGGTGCTGCCGCTGATGGTCGTGCTGGCCGGGTACGCGCCGGTGAAGGGCCTCGGTCTGATCATCGTCGTGATCACCGTGACCGGCTGGGCGTACGGCGCCCGGATCAAACGCGCGCAGATCATCACGTTGCGCACGCGCGACTACATCACTGCGGCCAAGTTCGCCGGGGACAGCACGGCCCGGATCATCGCGTTCGAGATCGTGCCGAACATGATCTCGCTGATCGTGGTCGGTTTCATGGGCGCGGCCCTCGGCGCGATCGGCGCCGAGGCGGGGCTGGCGTTCCTCGGCCTCGGCGACCCGCAGACGGTGAGCTGGGGAACCATGCTCAACCAGGCCAGCCTCGGCGGGGCGCTGACCACCGGGCAGTGGGCCTGGCTGGTGGCGCCCGGGCTCGTGCTCGCGCTGCTGATCACGTCGTTCACGCTGATGAACTTCGGCATCGATGCCTTGAGCAACCCACATTTGAGGGAGGACTGA
- a CDS encoding ABC transporter ATP-binding protein, whose protein sequence is MALLEVRDLSVTYSPRDSDAVRAVDGVSFEVHDGEFVGLLGESGCGKSTLGNAVLRLLDKPAAITGGTITFDGQDITSTSEDELRSLRWVDLSTVFQSSMNSLNPVITIRRQFADTFEAHGNDVDVDARAGALLEMVSLDRSVLSRFAHELSGGMKQRVALALALALEPRFVLLDEPTTGLDVVVQRDILDRLRVLQARLGFAVLFISHDLGTVMELADRVMVMYAGELVEDQPAAEMVTRHLHPYSAGLLGSYADPRDEIVEVEFIPGRPPDLSQSHAGCLFQPRCPVAVDKCRTVHPDLLPAGRGQVRCLLIEESRGDRAVLNKAAALRHRDQVFAAGPSALADVEPVMVVDGISKVYRTRRGLSTTATTAVDDVSFGLRPGQVTALVGQSGSGKTTIARILTGVERPTAGSIWFKDEPVERLRRRALRKYRRHVQLVFQDPFSALNPTRTVAYALSRPLRNHLGLSGAEARARAGELLETVGLSPPAQYLDKLPHQLSGGQRQRVVIARALAPEPEVVIADEPISMLDVSIRAEIIALLDELVRDRGIAMLYITHDLLSARLLADEVMVLNEGVMVERGPTLQVIGEAKDPYTRKLLAAIPRPGTSGTPVVARGDTELGAESA, encoded by the coding sequence ATGGCGCTGCTCGAGGTGCGCGACCTGAGCGTCACGTACAGCCCGCGCGATTCGGACGCGGTACGGGCCGTCGACGGGGTCAGTTTCGAGGTGCACGACGGCGAGTTCGTCGGTCTGCTCGGCGAGTCCGGGTGCGGCAAGTCGACGCTCGGCAACGCCGTACTGCGGTTGCTGGACAAGCCGGCCGCGATCACCGGCGGGACGATCACGTTCGACGGCCAGGACATCACGTCGACGAGCGAGGACGAGCTGCGATCGTTGCGCTGGGTCGACCTGTCCACGGTCTTCCAGTCGAGTATGAACTCGCTGAACCCGGTGATCACCATCCGGCGGCAGTTCGCCGACACCTTCGAGGCCCATGGCAACGATGTGGACGTGGACGCTCGCGCCGGTGCGCTGCTCGAGATGGTGTCGCTGGACCGGTCGGTGCTGAGCCGGTTCGCGCACGAGCTCTCCGGCGGCATGAAGCAGCGGGTCGCGTTAGCACTGGCGCTGGCGCTCGAGCCGCGGTTCGTCCTGCTCGACGAGCCGACCACCGGGCTGGACGTCGTCGTACAGCGCGACATCCTCGACCGGTTGCGGGTGCTGCAGGCGCGGCTCGGGTTCGCCGTACTGTTCATCAGCCACGACCTCGGCACGGTGATGGAGCTCGCCGACCGGGTGATGGTGATGTACGCCGGGGAGCTCGTCGAGGACCAGCCGGCCGCGGAGATGGTGACGCGCCACCTGCACCCGTACAGCGCCGGCCTGCTCGGCTCGTACGCCGATCCTCGCGACGAGATCGTCGAGGTCGAGTTCATCCCGGGCCGGCCGCCGGACCTGTCGCAGTCGCACGCCGGCTGCCTCTTCCAGCCGCGCTGCCCGGTCGCCGTGGACAAGTGCCGGACCGTGCACCCCGATCTGCTGCCCGCGGGGCGTGGTCAGGTCCGGTGCCTCCTGATCGAGGAGTCCAGGGGCGACCGGGCAGTGCTCAACAAGGCGGCCGCGCTGCGCCATCGCGACCAGGTGTTCGCCGCCGGCCCTTCGGCGCTCGCCGACGTGGAGCCGGTCATGGTGGTGGACGGCATCAGCAAGGTCTACCGGACCAGGCGTGGGCTGAGCACGACGGCGACCACGGCCGTCGACGACGTGTCGTTCGGCCTGCGGCCGGGGCAGGTCACCGCACTGGTCGGCCAGAGCGGCTCCGGCAAGACCACCATCGCGCGCATCCTCACCGGGGTCGAGCGCCCTACCGCCGGCTCGATCTGGTTCAAGGACGAGCCGGTCGAGCGCTTGCGGCGGCGAGCGCTGCGGAAGTACCGGCGGCATGTGCAGCTGGTGTTCCAGGATCCGTTCTCCGCGCTCAACCCGACTCGGACGGTGGCATATGCGCTGTCCCGGCCGCTCCGCAATCACCTCGGGCTGAGTGGAGCTGAGGCCCGGGCGCGGGCGGGCGAGCTGCTCGAGACAGTCGGCCTCTCGCCTCCTGCGCAGTACCTGGACAAGCTGCCGCACCAGCTTTCCGGCGGGCAGCGTCAGCGGGTGGTGATCGCGCGGGCGTTGGCGCCCGAGCCCGAGGTGGTGATCGCCGACGAGCCGATCTCGATGCTGGACGTGTCCATCCGCGCCGAGATCATCGCGTTGCTCGACGAGTTGGTACGCGACCGCGGCATCGCCATGTTGTACATCACCCACGACCTGCTCAGCGCCCGGTTGCTGGCCGACGAGGTGATGGTGCTCAACGAGGGCGTGATGGTGGAGCGCGGGCCGACGCTCCAGGTCATTGGTGAGGCCAAGGATCCGTACACCCGCAAACTGCTCGCGGCGATCCCCCGCCCCGGTACCTCAGGTACGCCGGTAGTCGCGCGGGGAGACACCGAACTGGGAGCGGAATCGGCGTGA
- a CDS encoding LacI family DNA-binding transcriptional regulator — protein sequence MGNSRVTLRRVAEMAGVSPATVSRVSRGTVPVSPELRDRVLRVIEEHGYKPSHFGRALAERRHGALGLVFPGLSGPYFSELIQGFEAEALETGDSVLVLASHSRADTDAIVLDLADRVDGMAIHGGTVSAETIAAVAAQIRVVVMASEAGPAHASVSVANDNMKALTRHLLIDHGYRRLAFVGTPDGSPDVTARWQAFLAAHKSARRKPPAEPIRVGLQQSDGAIAAEQLLDATDRPDAVVCANDETALGLLLSALGRGLRVPQDIAITGFDDMPMASLARPALTTVRQPIRELAATTARLLADPIDQPVGDITLPTELVLRASCGCGGCALSLPH from the coding sequence ATGGGCAACAGCCGCGTCACCCTCCGCCGGGTCGCCGAGATGGCCGGCGTCTCTCCCGCGACCGTGTCGCGGGTGTCGCGTGGCACGGTGCCGGTCTCCCCCGAGCTCCGCGACCGGGTGCTGCGGGTGATCGAGGAGCACGGCTACAAGCCCAGCCACTTCGGGCGCGCGCTGGCCGAGCGCCGGCACGGCGCCCTGGGCCTGGTGTTCCCAGGACTGTCCGGCCCGTACTTCTCCGAGCTGATCCAGGGGTTCGAAGCCGAAGCGCTCGAGACCGGCGACAGCGTGCTCGTCCTCGCATCGCACTCGCGCGCCGACACCGACGCGATCGTACTCGACCTCGCCGACCGCGTGGACGGTATGGCGATCCACGGTGGGACCGTCTCGGCCGAGACGATCGCAGCCGTCGCGGCGCAGATCCGCGTGGTGGTGATGGCCAGCGAGGCGGGGCCGGCGCACGCGTCCGTGAGCGTTGCCAACGACAACATGAAGGCGCTCACGCGGCACCTGCTGATCGACCACGGTTATCGCCGGCTCGCCTTCGTCGGTACGCCGGACGGCTCGCCCGACGTGACGGCCCGCTGGCAGGCGTTCCTCGCGGCGCACAAGTCGGCCCGCCGCAAACCGCCGGCCGAACCGATCCGCGTCGGACTGCAGCAGTCCGACGGCGCGATCGCCGCCGAACAGTTGCTCGATGCAACAGATCGCCCGGACGCAGTGGTCTGCGCGAACGACGAGACCGCGCTCGGCCTGCTGCTGAGCGCGCTCGGCCGCGGGCTGCGGGTGCCGCAGGACATCGCGATCACCGGCTTCGACGACATGCCGATGGCGTCCCTGGCGCGGCCCGCGCTGACGACGGTCCGGCAGCCGATCCGCGAACTGGCGGCGACCACCGCCCGGTTGCTGGCCGATCCGATCGACCAGCCGGTGGGCGACATCACCCTGCCGACCGAGCTGGTGCTCCGTGCGTCGTGCGGCTGCGGGGGGTGCGCACTGAGCTTGCCGCACTGA
- a CDS encoding DUF6069 family protein, which produces MRTLALRSGERVAVVAAEWYDAFGVVVRGRVQLELRNGEPGPVLRRDAGFWLRGTGVRALRNPGLRTAKVRIAIPYVPNDGGNTMNSMNVVGRTHRLRGLAGTGVLATLAAMTATTLAAAFAGAVGVDFEVPDGGETIPVPGFTVVTGFFSVVGVVIAAALRRWSTRPAKRFVQTALPLTAISFVPPLLAGANTATTTALIGLHLIAATVMIPTLTRSLRTRTD; this is translated from the coding sequence GTGCGAACGCTTGCGCTGCGCAGTGGCGAGCGTGTCGCGGTGGTCGCGGCGGAGTGGTACGACGCGTTCGGCGTCGTCGTCCGTGGGCGTGTGCAGCTCGAGCTGCGCAACGGCGAACCCGGGCCGGTCCTGCGACGCGACGCCGGGTTCTGGCTCCGCGGCACCGGCGTCCGCGCTCTGCGGAACCCAGGCCTCCGCACGGCCAAGGTGCGCATCGCCATCCCCTACGTGCCAAATGATGGAGGAAACACCATGAACAGCATGAACGTCGTCGGCCGTACGCACCGACTCCGCGGGCTCGCCGGCACCGGCGTCCTTGCGACCCTCGCGGCGATGACCGCCACCACCCTCGCCGCCGCGTTTGCCGGCGCCGTCGGCGTCGACTTCGAGGTACCCGATGGTGGTGAGACCATCCCGGTGCCCGGATTCACCGTGGTGACTGGCTTCTTCTCGGTCGTGGGGGTCGTCATCGCCGCTGCTCTCCGCCGTTGGAGCACCCGCCCCGCCAAGCGATTCGTGCAGACAGCCCTGCCGCTGACCGCAATCTCGTTCGTCCCACCCCTCCTCGCCGGCGCAAACACCGCCACCACCACCGCCCTCATCGGCCTGCACCTCATCGCCGCCACGGTGATGATCCCAACCCTGACACGCAGCCTCCGGACGAGGACCGATTAG
- a CDS encoding YnfA family protein — protein sequence MTVLKSVLLFVLAAIAEIGGAWLIWQGWREHRGLLWIAGGIVALGAYGFVATFQPDPNFGRILAAYGGIFVAGSLTWAVVLDDFKPDRYDLLGAAICLLGVAVIMYAPRNS from the coding sequence GTGACGGTCCTCAAATCCGTCCTGCTGTTCGTGCTGGCCGCGATCGCGGAGATCGGGGGAGCGTGGCTGATCTGGCAGGGCTGGCGCGAACACCGCGGCCTGCTCTGGATCGCCGGCGGAATAGTTGCCCTGGGCGCCTACGGCTTCGTCGCCACCTTCCAGCCCGACCCCAACTTCGGCCGCATCCTCGCCGCGTACGGCGGCATCTTCGTCGCCGGCTCCCTAACCTGGGCCGTCGTCCTGGACGACTTCAAACCCGACCGCTACGACCTCCTCGGCGCCGCCATCTGCCTGCTCGGCGTAGCCGTGATCATGTACGCCCCACGCAACTCCTGA